One region of Camelina sativa cultivar DH55 chromosome 6, Cs, whole genome shotgun sequence genomic DNA includes:
- the LOC104698993 gene encoding molybdate-anion transporter-like yields MEVFYYLVFGTMTTVVAVLELSKTNKDRINTSSSFNSFKNNYLLVFSIMMAGDWLQGPYVYYLYSTYGFGKGDIGQLFIAGFGSSMLFGTIVGSLADKQGRKRACVTYCIVYILSCVTKHSPQYRVLMVGRILGGIATSLLFSAFESWLIAEHNKRNFEQQWLSLTFSKAVFLGNGLVAILSGLFGNLLVDTFSFGPVAPFDAAACFLAIGMAIILATWSENFGDPSDSKDLLTQFKVAAIAIASDEKIALLGAIQSLFEASMYTFVFLWTPALSPNDEEIPHGFVFATFMLASMLGSSLAARLMSRSSLRVENYMQIVFLVSAASLLLPITTSVLVTPSKVKDERLSLTSSIQLLGFCVFEACVGIFWPSIMKMRSQYIPEEARSTIMNFFRVPLNIFVCIVLYNVINLIGGDDFQNIGLSHELLLHDFHQNLKEKK; encoded by the exons ATGGAGGTTTTCTACTACTTGGTGTTCGGAACTATGACTACCGTAGTGGCGGTGCTGGAACTGAGCAAGACAAACAAGGATCGGATCAACACTTCGTCTTCCTTCAATTCTTTCAAGAACAATTACCTCCTCGTTTTCTCTATTATGATGG CTGGGGACTGGCTTCAAGGTCCTTATGTGTATTACCTTTACAGCACTTATGGTTTTGGAAAAGGAGATATCGGTCAGCTATTCATTGCTGGTTTTGGTTCATCGATGTTGTTTGGAACCATTGTTGGATCTCTTGCTGACAAACA GGGTCGAAAGAGGGCATGTGTTACATACTGCATAGTTTACATACTAAGCTGTGTCACCAAGCACTCTCCACAGTACAGAGTTTTGATGGTTGGCCGTATCTTGGGTGGTATTGCTACATCTCTCTTGTTTTCAGCATTCGAATCTTGGCTAATTGCAGAGCACAATAAG AGGAACTTTGAGCAGCAGTGGCTGTCACTGACATTCTCTAAGGCTGTTTTCCTTGGGAACGGTCTGGTCGCTATTCTCTCGGGATTGTTCGGCAATCTTCTTGTTGACACTTTTTCCTTTGGTCCTGTCGCTCCCTTTGACGCAGCTGCGTGCTTTCTTGCAATTGGAATGGCTATCATACTGGCAACATGGTCTGAGAATTTCGGAGATCCATCTGATAGCAAAGACTTGCTGACTCAGTTCAAAGTTGCTGCCATAGCAATTGCTTCAG ATGAAAAGATTGCATTGCTGGGTGCTATTCAGTCTCTATTTGAAGCCTCAATGTACACCTTTGTTTTCCTCTGGACACCAGCTCTTAGCCCAAACGACGAAGAAATCCCACATGGCTTCGTCTTTGCAACCTTCATGTTGGCCTCAATGTTGGGAAGCTCACTTGCAGCTCGTCTCATGTCTCGCTCATCTCTCAGAGTCGAAAACTATATGCAAATTGTCTTTCTAGTCTCCGCTGCATCACTTCTTCTTCCCATTACAACAAGT GTCCTGGTGACGCCATCAAAGGTGAAAGACGAACGCTTGTCGTTAACTAGCTCCATCCAGCTACTTGGTTTCTGTGTTTTTGAGGCTTGTGTAGGAATATTTTGGCCTTCGATAATGAAGATGAGATCACAGTATATACCTGAAGAAGCACGAAGCACCATAATGAATTTCTTCCGTGTTCCGCTCAACATCTTTGTCTGCATCGTCTTGTACAATGTAATAAATCTCAT